The following proteins are co-located in the Telopea speciosissima isolate NSW1024214 ecotype Mountain lineage chromosome 9, Tspe_v1, whole genome shotgun sequence genome:
- the LOC122639234 gene encoding uncharacterized protein LOC122639234, whose amino-acid sequence MNHPSMETFEESDTDEDVFLVDENSEGNSSHTWDLTLVGFIIAGKPYRRQAIDEALLKAWNTRFPITVALYDKDLYLFHLQHGLDLQNVINEGPWSVSNNLIILENWGSSKDWSFTHYLFWIQLHAVPEELLNLDFAAKIATRFGSPSSAMIIRSFKGGGRLHYIRLRVLLDITNPIKQHYRLQRRDGSSHMLFIKYAKLPLFCFYCGIIGHEEQRCTKLYDEELHHRSNVQRWHLV is encoded by the coding sequence ATGAACCACCCTTCTATGGAAACTTTTGAAGAAAGTGATACTGATGAAGATGTCTTCCTAGTTGATGAGAACTCAGAAGGCAATAGTTCTCACACATGGGACCTCACTTTAGTTGGTTTCATCATTGCAGGTAAACCATACAGGCGTCAAGCTATCGATGAAGCACTTCTTAAAGCCTGGAATACGAGATTCCCAATTACTGTCGCCTTGTATGATAAAGATCTTTATCTGTTCCATTTGCAACATGGCCTAGATTTGcaaaatgtcatcaatgaaggcCCCTGGTCAGTCTCAAATAATCTCATCATCCTGGAGAACTGGGGCTCCAGCAAGGATTGGAGTTTTACTCATTATCTTTTTTGGATACAATTGCATGCAGTCCCAGAAGAACTTTTAAATCTGGATTTTGCTGCAAAAATAGCAACCAGGTTTGGTTCGCCATCATCAGCGATGATTATTCGCTCTTTTAAAGGTGGAGGCAGATTGCACTACATAAGGCTACGAGTTCTTTTAGATATTACAAACCCGATCAAGCAACATTATAGGTTGCAAAGAAGGGATGGATCATCTCATATGTTATTCATCAAATATGCAAAGCTTCCATTGTTTTGTTTCTACTGTGGTATCATTGGTCATGAAGAACAACGTTGTACTAAATTATATGATGAAGAACTTCATCACCGAAGCAATGTGCAGCGGTGGCACCTTGTCTAG
- the LOC122639235 gene encoding disease resistance protein RUN1-like: MAAAHDQASSSSSSTSSGLKSYEVFLSFHGEDVRTNFADHLYCALDRTGIRTYRDEDKLPKGETIGPELISAIQDSIISIPILSDNYASSKWCLNELTQISNCRKTQKQIVFPIFYKVEPTEVRNQRRKYEEAFLEYEYQRSVDESQKDLVEKYVEGLEGLQMNKLNTEIIQKWKEALREVGVLNGWHLKEGMYEGKLVKEVVKTVWTTLNKRLLPVSNKLVGIQNAIEEMLMRLDIESGDRKIVGIHGLGGIGKTTIAKVVCDTVFSHFEGYKFIENVRENASKFGIPYLQNQLINDLLKEENQNITDVGAGIKVIQQRYCNKKVLIVLDDVDQDDQVKSLAGDREWFGNGSKIIITTRNKNILIAQKPDSIYEPKVMEFDDSLKLFSQYAFGRDQPLEGYFDLSKAMVESTGGLPLALRVIGSSLFDEKKKAVWKDKLKQMQKFPNDHVMKSLKISYDGLEYVEKQMFLDTALFFIGMNKDIACYIWEGCDFFPQAGLEVLCKKSLVTINEDDNLRMHDMLRDLGRFIVCQESIQKPGQRSRIWSQKEVFEVLVKQTVGIEYTFVICCEEFVN, translated from the exons ATGGCAGCAGCTCATGATcaggcctcttcttcttcttcttcaacctcgtCTGGTTTAAAGAGTTATGAAGTATTCTTGAGCTTTCACGGCGAAGACGTTCGCACCAATTTCGCCGACCACCTCTACTGTGCCTTGGATAGGACTGGAATTCGAACATACAGAGATGAGGATAAACTCCCCAAGGGAGAAACGATTGGCCCGGAGCTTATCTCTGCAATCCAAGATTCAATAATCTCCATTCCCATTTTATCCGACAACTATGCGTCAAGCAAATGGTGTCTCAATGAGCTAACCCAGATATCTAATTGCAGAAAAACACAGAAACAGATTGTGTTTCCCATTTTCTACAAAGTTGAGCCAACTGAAGTGCGAAACCAGAGAAGAAAATATGAGGAAGCCTTTTTGGAGTACGAGTACCAGAGGAGCGTCGACGAATCCCAGAAGGACTTAGTCGAAAAGTACGTGGAAGGCTTAGAGGGACTTCAGATGAATAAGTTGAATACAGAAATTATACAAAAGTGGAAAGAGGCCCTGAGAGAGGTTGGAGTATTGAATGGATGGCATCTCAAAGAGGGCAT GTATGAAGGGAAGTTAGTAAAAGAAGTTGTTAAAACAGTTTGGACTACATTGAACAAGAGACTCTTGCCTGTTTCTAATAAGCTAGTTGGAATCCAAAATGCTATAGAAGAAATGTTGATGCGATTAGATATTGAATCTGGTGACAGAAAGATTGTGGGTATCCATGGCCTCGGTGGCATTGGAAAGACAACAATCGCTAAGGTTGTCTGCGATACAGTCTTTAGCCATTTTGAAGGATATAAATTTATTGAAAATGTTCGAGAGAATGCTTCAAAATTTGGGATTCCCTATCTGCAAAACCAACTTATCAACGATCTCctgaaagaagaaaatcaaaatattaCTGATGTGGGTGCTGGAATTAAAGTGATCCAACAAAGATACTGCAACAAAAAAGTTCTTAttgttcttgatgatgtggATCAAGATGATCAAGTAAAGTCTCTGGCTGGGGACCGTGAATGGTTTGGTAACGGAAGTAAGATCATTATCACAACCCGAAATAAGAATATTTTAATTGCTCAAAAACCAGATAGTATTTATGAGCCCAAAGTAATGGAATTCGATGATTCTCTTAAACTTTTTAGTCAGTATGCGTTTGGAAGGGACCAACCTCTAGAAGGTTATTTTGATCTCTCAAAAGCTATGGTAGAAAGTACTGGAGGACTTCCCTTGGCTCTTCGAGTTATTGGTTCATCTttatttgatgaaaagaaaaaagcagTATGGAAAGACAAGTTAAAGCAGATGCAAAAATTTCCCAATGATCATGTCATGAAAAGTTTGAAAATAAGTTACGATGGATTAGAATATGTAGAGAAACAAATGTTTCTGGATACGGCTCTTTTTTTCATCGGAATGAATAAAGATATTGCATGTTATATATGGGAAGGGTGTGATTTTTTCCCTCAAGCCGGACTTGAAGTTCTTTGTAAAAAGTCTTTGGTAACAATTAATGAAGATGATAACTTAAGGATGCATGATATGCTTCGGGATCTTGGAAGGTTTATTGTTTGTCAAGAGAGCATACAAAAGCCAGGGCAGCGTAGTCGAATATGGTCTCAAAAGGAAGTCTTTGAAGTACTGGTTAAACAAACGGTAGGTATTGAATACACATTTGTTATTTGTTGTGAGGAGTTTGTGAATTAG
- the LOC122639236 gene encoding disease resistance protein RUN1-like, which translates to MAAAHDQASSSSSSSSGLRSYEVFLSFHGEDVRTNFADHLYCALDRAGIRTYRDEDKLPKGETIGPELISAIQDSIISIPILSPNYGSSKWCRNALTQISECRKTKKQIVFPIFYKVEPTEVRNQKNKYEEAFVEYQRRVDEYQKDLVEKYQFQFGSSTAQLPDRTMLHRHDMESGDRKIVVIHGLGGIGKTTIAKVVCDTVLSHFEGYKFIENVRENAERFGIPYLQNQLINDLLKEKNQNITDVGDGIKVIQQRYCNKKVLIVLDDVDQVDQVESLAGNREWFGNGSKIIITTRNKEVFIAQKPDSIYEPKVMEFNDCLKLFSQYAFGTDQPLEGYLDLSKAMVESAGRLPLALRVIGSSLLDEKRKVVWKDRLKKMQKFPDDRVMKSLKISYDGLGCVEQQMFLDTACFFIGMNKDIAFYIWEGCDFFPQAGLEVLCKKSLVTINEDDSLRMHDMLRDLGRFIVCQENIQKPGQRSRIWSQKEVFEVLVKQTGTSICEGLSIDFKQFIHSINGRPASQCLTSKGFAAMKDLRLLQVDYAQSPENFTNSFSELRWLSWKGCSTNLH; encoded by the exons ATGGCAGCAGCTCATGATcaggcctcttcttcttcttcatcctcgtCTGGTTTAAGGAGTTATGAAGTATTCTTGAGCTTTCACGGCGAAGACGTTCGCACCAATTTCGCGGACCACCTCTACTGTGCCTTGGATAGGGCTGGAATTCGAACTTACAGAGATGAGGATAAACTCCCCAAGGGAGAAACGATTGGCCCGGAGCTAATCTCTGCAATCCAAGATTCAATAATCTCCATTCCCATCTTATCCCCGAACTATGGGTCAAGCAAATGGTGTCGCAATGCGCTAACCCAGATATCTGAATgcagaaaaacaaagaaacagatTGTGTTTCCCATTTTCTACAAAGTTGAGCCAACGGAAGTGCGAAACCAGAAAAACAAATATGAGGAAGCCTTTGTGGAGTACCAGAGGCGCGTCGACGAATACCAGAAGGATTTAGTCGAAAAGTACCAATTCCAATTTGGATCATCAACTGCCCAGCTGCCTGATAGGACGATGCTGCACAGACACG ATATGGAATCTGGTGACAGAAAGATTGTGGTTATCCATGGCCTCGGTGGCATTGGAAAGACAACAATCGCTAAGGTTGTCTGTGATACAGTCCTTAGCCATTTTGAAGGATATAAATTTATTGAAAATGTCCGTGAGAATGCtgaaagatttgggattccctaTCTGCAAAATCAACTTATCAATGATCTCCTGaaagagaaaaatcaaaatattacTGATGTGGGTGATGGAATTAAAGTGATCCAACAAAGATACTGCAACAAAAAAGTTCTTAttgttcttgatgatgtggATCAAGTTGATCAAGTAGAGTCTCTAGCTGGGAACCGTGAATGGTTTGGTAACGGAAGTAAGATTATTATCACAACCAGAAATAAGGAAGTTTTTATTGCTCAAAAACCAGATAGTATTTATGAGCCCAAAGTAATGGAATTCAATGATTGTCTTAAACTTTTTAGTCAGTATGCGTTTGGAACGGACCAACCTCTAGAAGGTTATTTGGATCTCTCAAAAGCTATGGTGGAAAGTGCTGGAAGACTTCCCTTGGCTCTTCGAGTTATAGGTTCATCTTTATtagatgaaaagagaaaagtagtATGGAAAGACAGGTTAAAGAAGATGCAAAAATTTCCCGATGATCGTGTTATGAAAAGTTTGAAAATAAGCTATGATGGATTAGGATGTGTGGAGCAACAAATGTTTCTTGATACTGCTTGTTTTTTCATCGGAATGAATAAAGATATTGCATTTTATATATGGGAAGGGTGTGATTTTTTCCCTCAAGCCGGACTTGAAGTTCTTTGTAAAAAGTCTTTGGTAACAATTAATGAAGATGATAGCTTAAGGATGCATGATATGCTTCGGGATCTTGGAAGGTTTATTGTTTGTCAAGAGAACATACAAAAGCCAGGGCAGCGTAGTCGAATATGGTCTCAAAAGGAGGTCTTCGAAGTACTGGTTAAACAAACG GGAACAAGTATTTGTGAAGGACTCAGTATTGATTTCAAGCAATTCATTCATTCCATCAATGGTAGACCAGCGAGCCAATGTTTGACGAGTAAAGGATTTGCTGCAATGAAAGATCTAAGGTTACTCCAAGTCGATTATGCACAATCTCCTGAGAACTTCACAAATTCTTTTTCAGAACTGAGATGGCTTAGTTGGAAAGGATGCTCTACCAATTTGCACTAA